DNA from Thermomicrobium roseum DSM 5159:
TACTTCAGCCGGGACGATGGGATACGGCCCGGTCGTTGCTTCGCTGGTGCGCATGTCCCCGTCCTTTGGTTCTGCGACCGCCGATCAGCTACCAGCATGATAATGGAATAGCATTGGCATGTCAATAGGGTTGAGGTACGTCTTGTGGCGAGCGCGACTCGTAGTACTTTCTGTGTCACGACTGCTGGGGAGACCACTTGTCGCCCAGCAAATTCGCGTGAGAAGACGTGCCGATTTTGAGGGGGCACAGCTCGACAGTTCTGCTGCTTCGGACCGATGAGCCAACCATCGAGGCAGTCGGTCTGCAGGCAGAGATGGTGCATGCGTACTTGAACAGGATGCTGAGACGCGGTGGCAAGCATCGTGGCGCCTTGGGTTGCGCGCGTGGTGTGTACCACGGACAGGCTTCTGAGTTGGTTTGGGGCACCCTGCTCCGACCGGGGAGGTACCGGGGGCTCGCTCACTCGGGGGGCACTAAGGTCTCCAACCTCAACAGCGCGGCGACCACCGAGCAGGATGCGGGCACCATCACGGACCGCGCGCTCGACGAACCCTTCGACACGTGCCAAGTGCTCGGGATGAATCAGGGGCGCAACGATGACGCGCCGCGATCCCGGGTCGACCCGGGATCGCGAAGGTGGCAAGGGCGACAGTCCTCGGGTTATGTCCGCTCGGCAGCTTCGATGATCTCACCGTCCTCCCAGCGAGGATCCTCGGTCAGGAGAGCGCGGAGCGAGCGATACCTTTCGTCCTGCTTGGGGTCAGTAGCGTTCTTCCGGTAGCTCTCGCGGTCCGCGAAGATCGCGACACCGATCAGTTCGTCGCTCGATCGATCAGGCTGAAAGAGATAGCCAGCATGAAAACCCTGTACCCGGGGGGCTCGTTCCCGGTCCCATTGTTCGAAAAGCTGGCGTATGGTGGCCTTCTGACCAGGCTTGGGATGCAAATGAAAGATGCTTCCATACATTCGTCGCCCTCCTTTCTCGTGTGGCGTAGTCACCGGCGACTCGATCGAGGTGCTGGAGGAAAGGCGTTCGTGAGACCAGGCAGTGCTGTTCGTCTGCTCTTCAACCTTCCGCGATTTCGAGAACGTCGCCCCCGCCGGACACGATTCTGCGATGGCCGAGGTTGTCCATCGTTGACTGCCAGCCATCCGTTACAGCCGCGAAGGCAGCAGCCTGTTCCGCAGTATCCCATAGGATGATGCCGAGTGTCTGACTATCGGATTGCTGAATGAGATAGTAATGGCGGAATCCTGCTGCCGCACGGAGCTGTGGCCAAAACTCGTTAGCCGCCCGTTCCAGGGTCATGGCTCTGGTTGCGGCGTCCATTTCCCGGACAACATAGGTCGCATACATTGGAGACCTCCATGGTTTCGTCACGGCTCGACTTTCGAACGATACCCGCTTTGTCCTACCATCTGTGGAGCAGGACAGCGTCATCCCCTGGCCAGAGAGTAGCCGTCTCTTTGCCATCTCCGCCGGTCAGTGGCAGGCAGCGCTTCCGGAATCGGTGAAATTGGCTCCAGGGATCGTAACGAACTCCCACGAGTAATGGTCGGGGTAGAGTTCGAGCCGTAGCACACCAAAGGTCGTGTCAGTCCCGATGGCGCTCGTGGGAAGGGGGTTGCCCAGCGGCCGGAGACTGCGCCCACCAGTCCCGACGACGAACTGCATCGTCCCATGCCGAGGATCGGGGTGGCCGTCGGCGTCGAGCGGCTGAAAACGCTCGTAGTCATGGTCGTGCCCGCTGAGGACGATGTCGACGCCGGACCGGACCAAGAGGCTCCAGATCGGCTGCATCGACTCGAAGCTCCCGTGCTCACCCGAACTCCAGCGCGGATGGTGCCAGTACGCAAGCGTGCACCGTGCTGGATGGGTAGTGAGGTCCGCTTTCAGCCACTGATACTGTGGCGACTTCTCGTCGCATCCACCGACCGGCTTGCAATTCGAGTTCAGGACGATGATGTGCCATTCCCCCAGGTCGTAGGAGTACCATCCCTGGCCGGGAAGGCCTGCCCGCGCACCGAAGTACTCGAAGTACGGCCCAGCATCGCGCGAGCCGTATTCATGATTGCCGACCGCCGGGCGCAGGCGATCCTTCAGCGGACCATAAAGTGGATCGAAGCAGCGAGCGAACTCCTCCGGTGTCCCGCGCTCGTAGACGACGTCGCCGAGCAAGGCGATGATCCCTGGTTGCTGCGCCAGGAATGCGGCGATCTCGTCGTCCTGTTTCGATCGGCACGTCGCTGCATCTCCCACTGCCCACAGGATGACTGGTCGAGCTGGCGTCGCAGAGGTGGTTGTGATCGCTTCGGTCGCGTGCGGCGTGATTGTGGCCGCATGGCTGGTGGTGCAGGCGGCCAGGAAGACCAGCGCGATGATCGAACACCGGAGACGAGACATCAGGCGCACCATGGTTGGTTCTCAGCCTGCGATCGGCTGGGTGTCGAGCAGGACGTCGTCGAAGCGGACATCGAAGGTACGGCCTGTCCTGTTCTCTCCCAGTTGGAAGCCTCCGATCGGGTCCGTTCCGAGATTGCCACTGATGGAAGCGATCTGCATGCCATCGTACCAGAGTTCGACTGTCCCGCTGGTACTCACGACGACGTGCAGGAGCAGCGTGTGCCAGGTACCTGGTGAGACAGCGACAGTCGTCGTCGTACTCTGCCCGGCAATGTCGTTCCGGAAGCCGAGCTTACCGGTACTCGAGATGAAGACGCCACCGAGCGAGGTGCCTGTCGGGGTGCGCAGCTTCAGGAGATAGACTGTATTGGCACCTTGCGTGGCGACGAAGAAGCGCACGCGAACGTGGAGATCGCTCGCTGAGTTCGGAAGCGCAGTGATGGCGTAGGCGGGTGTGCCGCTGGTGGAAAGGGCTTGGGCAGCATATGTCCCCGCATACGGATCGGTCGTCGTGAGCGTGAGTCCGCTCACGGTGGTCCAGGCGTTCAGGGTGCCGGACTCGAAATCGTCGGCGAAGAGCACGAAGCGACCGGTCGTTACCGAAACAGGATCGCTCTGCGCTGAGGCGTTGCCGGCCCGGTCGCGCGCAGCCACGGTATACGAATAGGTCGTGTTCGGTTGCACAGAGCTATCGACGTAACTCGTGGTGTCGCCGACCGAGGTGAGTAGCGTTCCGTCGCGGTAGATCTCGTAGCTGGCGATTCCATTCGCGTCGCTCACGCGTTGCCACGTGATCGTGACTTGTCCGTTACCGGGCGTCGCGCCGACGCCAGTCGGAGCTGGGGGAGGCGTCACGTCGATCGTCCACGCCCAGCTTGCCGGTGTGGGATCGACATTGCCGGATGCATTCACTGCGGTAACAGTGAAGGTGTGCGCACCTTCACTGAGGTTGGTGAGCGTGAGCGGGCTCGTGCACGGAGCGGGTGCCGCTCCGTCCAGCTGGCATTGGAAGGTGGCGCTCGGATCGTCGGAATGGAAGGCGAAGGACGCCTGGGTGCTGTTGGTGAGGAGCGGCGGTGTTTCGGTGAGCACGGTTTCGGGGGCAGTGGACGTCGCGGTGACTTCCCAGTTGAAGGTTGCCGGTGTGGGATCGGTGTTGCCAGCGAGATCGGTTGCGGTGACGCTGAAGGTGTGCGTGCCGACCGCTAATCCTGTGTAAGTCACCGGGCTCGTGCAGGGTTGTGCGGGAGCGCCGTCCAGGCTGCAGCGGAAGGTGGCGAGTTCGTTCGCTGTGAACGAGAAGGTCGCTGAGGTCTGGTCGGTCGTGCTCGGGGGTGCGCTGGTGATCGTCGTCTCGGGGGGAGTTGAGTCGGGTGGCGCATCGATCGCTGCTGTGTCAGCGACGACCTCGTCGAAGCGGACATCGAAGATGCGACCGGTGCTGTTCTCGCCGAGCTGGATAGCCGTCGCCTGGTTGGCTCCGAAGTTCTGGAAGCTCTGGTGAATGCGTATCCCGTCGTACCAAACTTCAACGAAACCATCGGGTCCAGTGCGCACGTGCGTTTCGAGCGTATGCCACGCCCCGGTGGTGACGAGAGTCGTGGTCGACAGCGCTTGTCCAGCGATGTCGTTGCGAATACCGAGGCGACCAGTACTGGTCAGGTAGACGCCGCCGAGCGAGGTTGTGCCGCGTCGCCACTTGACCAGATAGACAGGATTGTTTCCTTGGCTGACGAGCTGGAAGCGGATGCGGTAAGAAAACTCGCTGACAGGACGAGCGAGATTTCCCAATGCGTAGGCGGGTGTGCCGCTGGTGGAAAGGGCTTGGGCAGCATATGTGCCCGAGTAGGGTGCATCGGTCGTGATCGTGAGGCCGCTGACGCTGGACCAGCGCACAAGCGAACCGCTCTCGAAGTCGTCCTCGAACAGGCGCAGGCTGGGCGTCGTCACCGTCGCTGGCACCGAATCGCTGGAGACGTTTCCAGCGTTGTCGCGGGCGCGGATGGTGTACTGGTAGGTCGTCGCTGGCTGTACGGTCGAGTCGGTGACGCTCGTGACGGGTCCCAGCTGCACGAGCAGGGTACCATCGCGGTAGACATCGTAGCCGGCGATCCCGCTCGCGTCGGTCACGCTCGTCCAGGAGAGACTCACCTGTGTGCTGCTCAGCGCGCTCGCCGTGACGCTGCCCGGCGCGGGTGGCGCGGTCGTGTCGATGGTCCAGGACCAACTCGCCGGAGTGGGATCGGGAACACCTTCGCCGTCGATCGCGCGCACGGAGAAGGTATGCAGTCCCTCGGTGAGGTCGCTGAGCGTCCACGGGCTCGCGCAGGGCACGGCAGGGGTGGCATCGAGTTGGCACTCGAAGCTGGCCGCAGTATCGCTCGAGCTGAAGGTGAACGTCGCGGTGGTCTGATTGGTGAGTGCCGGTGGAGTGGTCAAGAGAGTTGTCTCCGGGGCGATCGGTGCAGTGATCTCCCACGCGAAGCTGGCCGGCGTCGGATCGGCGTTGCCGGCTCGATCGACCGCAAAAACGCTGAAGGTGTGCGGCCCAGTCGCGAGGTTGCTGAACGTGACGGGGCTCGAGCAGGTTTGCCAATCGGCACCGTCCAGGCTGCATTGGAACGTTGCTGGCTCGCTGGCAGTGAAGGAGAACGTTGCCGTGGTCTCCGCGGTCGATAGCGGTGGCGTGCTCGTCAAGGTCGTGTCAGGGGGCGTCGTGTCCGGTGGCGGAGCAGCCGGAGGCGTGACGAGTACGTCATCGAAGCGGACGTCGAATGTACGCTTGGTTTTATGTTCGCCGATCTGGATCTGACCGACACTGCTGGAGCCGAAGCTCTGTGCCGAGCTGATGAGCTGATTGCTGTCGTACCAAAGTTCGACACGACCACCCGAGCCGGTGACGAGGCGAAGACGCAGCTGGTGCCAAGCGTTCATGCTGACGGAAGCGGTGGTGGTGATGGTCGTGCCTGTCACCTCGTTCCGGAAGGCGAGAAGGCCATCGGCAGCGATCTGAACGAAGCCGAGACCGCCGCCGGTTGGCTTGAGGAGGCGTACCAGCGTGACTTGATCATTCGTGCCACGCGCTGCGAGATAGAACCAGGTTTCGACTGTGACATCCGTTTGCGCCGAGGGCAACAGAGTTCTGGCATAGGCGACAGTCCCTCTCGTCGAGAGGGCGCGCGCGGCATACTGCCCGGTATGCGGTTGCAACGTCGTGATCGTGAGACCACTCACTGCGCTCCAGCGACTGAGCGTGCCGCTTTCGAAGTCGTCGGCGAAGAGCGTGGTCCTCGTCGAAATCGTTACCGGTGCGCTCGCCGTGGAACGATTCCCGACTGCATCGAGCGCGACAACCTGGTAGGAGTACGTCTGGTCAGGTTGTGGGGTGTTGTCCAAGAACGTGCGTGTGGTACCGGGAACGATCCCGATCACCACACCATCGCGTAGGATCTCGTACGATGTGACGGCATAGTCATCCGTTGCAGCGTCCCAGGAGAGCGCCACCTGCTGGCTGGAGACCAGGGTCGCGCGAAGGCCAGTCGGTGCACTCGGCGCCATGGTGTCGTTGGGACCATGGCATGCGACGGTGGTGCTGTCGCGTACCTGCCCAGCGAGATCGACGAAGGCAAGATCAGCCCGGTCGGAGAAGAGCGAAGCAGTTAGGACACCGTACGCGGAGGGTGGCTGATCGAATCCTGCAGCGACGCGCGAGTCGCTCCGGGCGAAAGCACGGATGCCATGCCCGCCAGTACCGATCACCAGCTGGACGATCCCGTTGGGGTGCGGTTGGCCGTCCCGGTCGAGCGGCATCCAGCGCTGATAGTCATGGTCGTGCCCGACGAGCACGAGTTCGACACCGAACTGAAAGAGGAGTTCCCAAATCGGTTGGAGAGCAGGAGTATCTCCCTGTGGGCCGATACTGAAACGCG
Protein-coding regions in this window:
- a CDS encoding metallophosphoesterase family protein, with translation MSRLRCSIIALVFLAACTTSHAATITPHATEAITTTSATPARPVILWAVGDAATCRSKQDDEIAAFLAQQPGIIALLGDVVYERGTPEEFARCFDPLYGPLKDRLRPAVGNHEYGSRDAGPYFEYFGARAGLPGQGWYSYDLGEWHIIVLNSNCKPVGGCDEKSPQYQWLKADLTTHPARCTLAYWHHPRWSSGEHGSFESMQPIWSLLVRSGVDIVLSGHDHDYERFQPLDADGHPDPRHGTMQFVVGTGGRSLRPLGNPLPTSAIGTDTTFGVLRLELYPDHYSWEFVTIPGANFTDSGSAACH
- a CDS encoding antibiotic biosynthesis monooxygenase family protein: MYGSIFHLHPKPGQKATIRQLFEQWDRERAPRVQGFHAGYLFQPDRSSDELIGVAIFADRESYRKNATDPKQDERYRSLRALLTEDPRWEDGEIIEAAERT
- a CDS encoding Ig-like domain-containing protein, with the protein product MNDGREQSLHIRSMRRVRRLPPLLLACALVTGLFGARPQPAAAASCATSGPSTGTYLVTVCLTQPVSGAFVSGDITVTASVTTSGAAPRVQRLIYSLDGTYLLTEFFSPYTFRLPTRQWADGQHTLSASALMSDGFTSAPTSITLFLQNGMSSPPPIPTGFQPTSGTTPPAGQPFRVVAVGDGGDDGTYSAQVAQLIGTQSPNLFLYLGDLYEKGSYTEFVNYYGLNGQLFSAYRSITNPIVGNHEYEGRVAEGYVRYWQSPPDFYSLDAGGWHIIALNSNSQFGQYGPGTPQYEWLLRDLQAHRDACTIAFFHHPRFSIGPQGDTPALQPIWELLFQFGVELVLVGHDHDYQRWMPLDRDGQPHPNGIVQLVIGTGGHGIRAFARSDSRVAAGFDQPPSAYGVLTASLFSDRADLAFVDLAGQVRDSTTVACHGPNDTMAPSAPTGLRATLVSSQQVALSWDAATDDYAVTSYEILRDGVVIGIVPGTTRTFLDNTPQPDQTYSYQVVALDAVGNRSTASAPVTISTRTTLFADDFESGTLSRWSAVSGLTITTLQPHTGQYAARALSTRGTVAYARTLLPSAQTDVTVETWFYLAARGTNDQVTLVRLLKPTGGGLGFVQIAADGLLAFRNEVTGTTITTTASVSMNAWHQLRLRLVTGSGGRVELWYDSNQLISSAQSFGSSSVGQIQIGEHKTKRTFDVRFDDVLVTPPAAPPPDTTPPDTTLTSTPPLSTAETTATFSFTASEPATFQCSLDGADWQTCSSPVTFSNLATGPHTFSVFAVDRAGNADPTPASFAWEITAPIAPETTLLTTPPALTNQTTATFTFSSSDTAASFECQLDATPAVPCASPWTLSDLTEGLHTFSVRAIDGEGVPDPTPASWSWTIDTTAPPAPGSVTASALSSTQVSLSWTSVTDASGIAGYDVYRDGTLLVQLGPVTSVTDSTVQPATTYQYTIRARDNAGNVSSDSVPATVTTPSLRLFEDDFESGSLVRWSSVSGLTITTDAPYSGTYAAQALSTSGTPAYALGNLARPVSEFSYRIRFQLVSQGNNPVYLVKWRRGTTSLGGVYLTSTGRLGIRNDIAGQALSTTTLVTTGAWHTLETHVRTGPDGFVEVWYDGIRIHQSFQNFGANQATAIQLGENSTGRIFDVRFDEVVADTAAIDAPPDSTPPETTITSAPPSTTDQTSATFSFTANELATFRCSLDGAPAQPCTSPVTYTGLAVGTHTFSVTATDLAGNTDPTPATFNWEVTATSTAPETVLTETPPLLTNSTQASFAFHSDDPSATFQCQLDGAAPAPCTSPLTLTNLSEGAHTFTVTAVNASGNVDPTPASWAWTIDVTPPPAPTGVGATPGNGQVTITWQRVSDANGIASYEIYRDGTLLTSVGDTTSYVDSSVQPNTTYSYTVAARDRAGNASAQSDPVSVTTGRFVLFADDFESGTLNAWTTVSGLTLTTTDPYAGTYAAQALSTSGTPAYAITALPNSASDLHVRVRFFVATQGANTVYLLKLRTPTGTSLGGVFISSTGKLGFRNDIAGQSTTTTVAVSPGTWHTLLLHVVVSTSGTVELWYDGMQIASISGNLGTDPIGGFQLGENRTGRTFDVRFDDVLLDTQPIAG